A single window of Rana temporaria chromosome 1, aRanTem1.1, whole genome shotgun sequence DNA harbors:
- the LOC120920614 gene encoding chymotrypsinogen A-like translates to MAILWFLSCLALLSGAYGQSCGVPAISPIVPGISRIVNGVNAISGSWPWQVSLQTSTGFHFCGGSLVHRQWVVTAAHCGITTAHRVVLGAYDLTSKTEPIQIRAISKVLKHSLYNTQTNANDLTLIKLATPVTLNTRVAPVCLAATNAVFNDGEICATTGWGYINATTKILPAKLQQAGLPIMSNANCQKYWGSLVQPTMICAGASGVSSCMGDSGGPLVCKRNGAWTLAGIVSWGSSTCNTFYPVAYTRVSAFTAMINQAIVNN, encoded by the exons ATGGCAATCCTGTGGTTCCTGTCCTGCCTGGCCTTGCTCAGCGGAGCCTATGGTCAAA GCTGTGGTGTTCCCGCCATCAGTCCCATTGTCCCCGGCATTTCCAGGATTGTAAATGGAGTGAATGCCATCTCTGGATCTTGGCCATGGCAGGTGTCTCTGCAG ACCAGCACTGGATTCCACTTCTGTGGCGGCTCCCTCGTCCACCGTCAGTGGGTTGTCACTGCTGCCCACTGCGGAATCAC AACTGCTCACCGTGTGGTCCTGGGTGCATATGACCTCACCTCCAAGACTGAGCCCATTCAGATCAGGGCTATCAGCAAA GTTCTAAAACACTCCCTGTACAACACCCAGACCAACGCCAATGACCTCACCCTGATCAAGCTGGCCACTCCCGTCACCCTCAACACCCGCGTGGCTCCAGTGTGTCTTGCTGCCACCAATGCTGTCTTCAATGATGGAGAAATATGTGCCACCACCGGATGGGGATACATCAATGCAACCA cAAAAATCCTCCCAGCTAAGCTCCAGCAGGCAGGTCTTCCAATCATGAGCAACGCTAATTGCCAGAAGTACTGGGGATCCTTAGTTCAACCCACCATGATCTGTGCCGGGGCCTCTGGCGTCTCCTCCTGCATG GGTGACTCTGGTGGACCCCTTGTGTGCAAGAGGAACGGAGCCTGGACCTTGGCCGGTATTGTGTCCTGGGGCAGCTCTACCTGCAACACATTTTATCCTGTCGCCTACACCCGCGTCAGCGCCTTCACAGCCATGATAAACCAAGCTATTGTCAATAACTAA